The Myotis daubentonii chromosome 1, mMyoDau2.1, whole genome shotgun sequence genome includes the window CATGTAATCCATGAAGTCTCGGGGCAGTCCCCTACGAAACTCCACATTTTCCTCCATGGCAGCCTGCACCGCCAGAGGCAGTACAGCCTCCAAGAAGTCACCCCAGGTATTGCGCTGGTACGTGGACAAGGTGAGGTGGAGGGAGTGCACCCCATCCTGGCATTCGGCTTGGTGAATGAAGCCCCGAGGAAAATAGAGCAAATCTCCAGGTTCCAGCACGGTCTGCAGCACCGGCTCACCAAGGTCTTCCTGGCTGAAGTTGGGGCTGGACGTCAGGGCCAATTCCTCAGTCGCGACCCGGGGTCGGTAGACGCGCCAGAGTTTCCGACCTTCCAGCTGCAGCACAAAAGCCTCGATGTCGTCGTAGTGGGGGGCAAAGCCCTGCGAGTTGGGGGGCGTGAGGTAAACGTTGGAGCCCGCCATGCTTCCAAACTGCTCCTGGAGCACCGCCAAAAACTGCCACACGGTGGTCGAGAAGGCCTGGGGACAAAGGAGGCGCAGGGAGCAGCCGGCCTGGTACAGGGACCACGCGGCAGCGGGCAGGGCCCGGCCCGGCGGGTTCAAGGTCTCGCGCCGCCCGTCGAGGTAGCGTGCGGCGTCCAGGTGCTGCCCAAACTGCACCTCCTCGTTGCGCAGCATGGCATCCAGGTCGGCGGTAGAAAACAGACCCTGGTAGTAGGTGTGGTCCTGCCGCCGCACCAGCACCGCCTCCCGCTCCCACAGGCGCCGGTAGAAATGATCGGGTGGCATGGGCGCAATGAGCCATTCGAAGAGGCGTGCTGCCCGCCGCCGGCTGCTGGGGATGCGGTTCAGCTCGGCCAAGACGCGCCGCAATGGGGAGTCCCAGGCTGGCTCCCCTCCGGTGCTACCCACCTGCGACCCCGACAGCGTCGCGGGGGCCGCGGACGCCAAGTGCTGGGCAGAGCACAGCAGGGCCGAGGTCTCCACCAGGCGCGAGGGCGGCGCCGAAGCGGGCACCAGGCGCGCCGGCGGGGTCTGCGCCTCCACCAAACGCGCCGGCGGGGTCTGCAGGGAGCGGGCCGCGGGCGAGGCCTCCAGCAGCTCGGCAGGGCCCAGGTGGCCGTACGGCTCTCGCCGGGCCGCATCCGGAGTGGCCGTCGCCCCTCCAGGCGGCGGGTCCCGGGGACCGTCCACGGTCGATTCCACCCGCGAGTCCTCCGAGTCTTCGCTGGGCAGCGTCTGGGCCCTCAGCGCCGCCATGCGGGACGCAGCACTTCTCCTGAGCTGCCTGCGGATTTTCCTGGGCCTCAGGGGCAGGACCAGCACCGACCCGCTGTGTGACTGTGGCTGGCGCCGGCGTCTCAGCCGCCCGCGCCTCAGCAAACCCGCACTAGCCCGGAGCCCGTCCATGGTCGAACTCTCCTCCGAGCCGGGAGCCAGCGAGAGGGAGGCGCACGCTGGGCGCCGCCGCGGTGCGCTGTGGGAAGGGGGCGGGCCTCCAGCCCTCTCGTTGGCCACGCCCACCACCCTTCCACTCAGCGCCTTCTGGTCACTGTATGtaccttaatttatttttacaattctATAGTACAACAACAGTATGTtgcattgtgtattcaccacgCCAAGTAAAATCCCCTTCTCCATTTATTCCCCCTTAcactcttctaccttcccccacccctttttccCTCTcgtctggtaatcaccatatggTTGTCaggaggatttccttttttttttttttttttttttggtggtggttttGCTTGATCCCGccacccttttcacccagtctcccaacccccaaccccgaccgcccttcccctctgacagctatcagtctgttctctgtctctacgagtctatttctattttgctcattagattccacatataagtgaaatcgtatacttgtttttctctggcttgcttatttcacttaacaaaaCAGTACTTTAATTGAAATGCGTGGCTTCACACTAGAACCGAGGAATCTCTGCCAAATTAACAGGGATTTCATATTTAGAG containing:
- the RIOX1 gene encoding ribosomal oxygenase 1 encodes the protein MDGLRASAGLLRRGRLRRRRQPQSHSGSVLVLPLRPRKIRRQLRRSAASRMAALRAQTLPSEDSEDSRVESTVDGPRDPPPGGATATPDAARREPYGHLGPAELLEASPAARSLQTPPARLVEAQTPPARLVPASAPPSRLVETSALLCSAQHLASAAPATLSGSQVGSTGGEPAWDSPLRRVLAELNRIPSSRRRAARLFEWLIAPMPPDHFYRRLWEREAVLVRRQDHTYYQGLFSTADLDAMLRNEEVQFGQHLDAARYLDGRRETLNPPGRALPAAAWSLYQAGCSLRLLCPQAFSTTVWQFLAVLQEQFGSMAGSNVYLTPPNSQGFAPHYDDIEAFVLQLEGRKLWRVYRPRVATEELALTSSPNFSQEDLGEPVLQTVLEPGDLLYFPRGFIHQAECQDGVHSLHLTLSTYQRNTWGDFLEAVLPLAVQAAMEENVEFRRGLPRDFMDYMGAQHSDSKDPRRTAFMEKVRVLVARLGHFAPVDAVADQRAKDFIHDSLPPVLTDREKALSVYGLPIRWEAGEPVNVGAQLTTETEVHMLQDGIARLLGEGGHLFLYYTVENSRVYHLEEPKCLEILPQQADAMELLLRSYPEFVRVGDLPCDSVEDQLSLATMLYDKGLLLTKMPLT